In a genomic window of Amycolatopsis japonica:
- a CDS encoding VanZ family protein: MGWWWWQAFSAAAPWSLLVAAAGAGVAEFIARLSGKRRGPFVVALDFALLAALSAVLLIVFVPAPTAARGSSVILHLLADVLPVFSDRPQLALFQLAGNVFLLMPLAILVPVRFGWAKPVSRIVLSAFLVSVSIECLQVWQDAGRVGSLDDVLCNTAGAAFAAWCASRWRGRTATAGSVRVWHRSGIEVRRSGVVHARRGQRLIGRVTLSDLPPLAEGATLEITLSESDGGALLVSAQASVAA, encoded by the coding sequence ATGGGGTGGTGGTGGTGGCAGGCATTCTCGGCCGCCGCACCGTGGTCGCTGCTCGTCGCCGCGGCCGGTGCGGGCGTCGCCGAATTCATCGCGCGCCTGAGCGGAAAACGGCGCGGCCCGTTCGTGGTCGCCCTGGATTTCGCTTTGCTGGCAGCGCTTTCGGCGGTACTTCTGATCGTCTTCGTACCCGCGCCGACGGCGGCACGCGGTTCGTCGGTGATTCTTCACCTGCTGGCGGACGTCCTGCCCGTCTTCAGCGACCGTCCGCAACTCGCCTTGTTCCAGTTGGCGGGCAACGTCTTCCTGTTGATGCCGCTCGCGATCCTGGTGCCGGTGCGCTTCGGCTGGGCGAAACCCGTGTCACGGATCGTCCTGTCGGCTTTCCTGGTGTCCGTGTCGATCGAATGTCTTCAGGTCTGGCAGGACGCCGGCCGCGTGGGCTCGCTGGACGACGTCCTGTGCAACACGGCGGGGGCCGCGTTCGCGGCCTGGTGTGCCAGCCGGTGGCGTGGCCGGACGGCGACGGCGGGCAGCGTCCGCGTATGGCATCGGTCGGGGATCGAGGTCCGGCGTTCCGGAGTGGTGCACGCGCGCCGCGGGCAGCGGTTGATCGGCCGCGTGACCTTGAGCGACCTGCCGCCGCTGGCCGAAGGCGCGACCCTCGAGATCACCCTGTCCGAATCGGACGGTGGGGCGCTTCTCGTTTCCGCGCAGGCGTCGGTGGCGGCGTGA
- a CDS encoding TetR/AcrR family transcriptional regulator: protein MGHHGWRGNPPGTEREARRRIVEAATACIDRVGLAKTSLSDVAAEAGVTRQTVYRYFPSLADILSAVALDRVEEFAGRMERHLAAFADPAEVAVESVVFGVRAVPDEPYLGLLLKAGEADVFTVAVTSAQSFALGARILRNVPVDWAAVGVTTDDDFEGLAEMLMRLFLSFLQYPSTPAHTDERLRAMVRRWIGPALTARP from the coding sequence ATGGGCCACCACGGATGGCGGGGGAACCCGCCCGGAACCGAGCGCGAGGCACGCCGCCGGATCGTCGAGGCGGCGACGGCGTGCATCGACCGGGTCGGTCTCGCCAAGACCAGCCTCTCGGACGTCGCCGCGGAAGCGGGCGTGACCCGGCAGACCGTCTACCGCTACTTCCCGAGCCTCGCGGACATCCTCAGCGCGGTCGCGCTGGACCGGGTCGAGGAGTTCGCCGGGCGGATGGAACGGCATCTGGCCGCGTTCGCCGATCCCGCCGAAGTCGCCGTGGAGTCGGTGGTGTTCGGCGTCCGCGCGGTCCCCGACGAACCGTATCTGGGGCTGCTCCTGAAAGCGGGCGAAGCCGACGTCTTCACCGTCGCGGTCACTTCGGCGCAGTCGTTCGCGCTCGGCGCGCGGATCCTCCGGAACGTGCCGGTCGACTGGGCGGCGGTGGGCGTCACGACCGACGACGACTTCGAGGGGCTCGCCGAAATGCTGATGCGGCTGTTCCTGTCGTTCCTGCAGTACCCGTCGACGCCGGCGCACACGGACGAGCGGCTGCGTGCCATGGTCCGCCGCTGGATCGGCCCCGCGCTGACCGCACGGCCGTGA
- a CDS encoding FAD-dependent oxidoreductase — MRLGKTAVVLGGSAAGLCTAGALAPYFDEVVVLERDELPAEAEHRRGVPQSKHPHFLLNSGRRAIGALFPGFEDDLIAAGGLHLMPSMDAAYLDGKGWSARKRSAMTMIYGSRILIERVLRDKVRELPNVVIRDGVAVSGLTTRDGEVTGVTLSDRDEHIDADFVVDAMGRGSSVSAWLVAAGWPEPEVRTLDAKVTYTSRWYDLPSPEERPPSWWWRHLVIMPTPDKGAHPDEHEFLVNFFPIEDNRVIACMGSWGLEMPRTTEAFVESARRVRAPLFAAAMDRSTPTSEVHLTRSTGNKWRRYDRLRTPPRRLAFVGDSICAFNPFYAQGISSAAGSALLLREHLSRAERLRPEFSARFLAEQRKLLNVPWSLAMARDQGYACAVGTEKAPEWRRRLLEAVSGPAFRLIVGAAREDDVVDEHFAKVFNLDESLRDMMTNPRVIAGLVRYRIRAALGRHRVPFDFDARAEPPVTDYSPKGAAQQAVAR; from the coding sequence ATGCGACTCGGCAAGACCGCCGTCGTCCTCGGTGGCAGCGCCGCCGGTCTCTGCACCGCGGGAGCACTCGCCCCGTACTTCGACGAGGTGGTGGTGCTCGAACGCGACGAACTGCCCGCCGAGGCCGAACATCGGCGCGGGGTGCCGCAGAGCAAGCATCCGCATTTCCTGCTGAACTCGGGCCGCCGCGCGATCGGCGCGCTGTTCCCCGGATTCGAGGACGACCTCATCGCGGCCGGCGGACTGCATCTGATGCCGTCCATGGACGCGGCGTATCTCGACGGAAAGGGCTGGTCGGCGCGCAAACGCAGCGCGATGACGATGATCTACGGCTCCCGGATCCTCATCGAACGCGTGCTGCGCGACAAGGTCCGGGAGCTGCCGAACGTCGTGATCCGCGACGGTGTCGCGGTGAGCGGCTTGACGACCCGGGACGGCGAAGTCACCGGGGTCACCCTCTCCGATCGCGACGAGCACATCGACGCCGACTTCGTGGTCGACGCGATGGGCCGTGGTTCCTCCGTATCCGCCTGGCTGGTGGCGGCGGGCTGGCCCGAACCGGAAGTCCGGACGCTCGACGCCAAGGTCACCTACACCTCGCGCTGGTACGACCTGCCGTCTCCCGAGGAACGGCCACCTTCCTGGTGGTGGCGGCATCTGGTGATCATGCCGACCCCCGACAAGGGCGCGCATCCGGACGAGCACGAGTTCCTGGTGAACTTCTTCCCGATCGAGGACAACCGGGTCATCGCGTGCATGGGCTCGTGGGGACTCGAAATGCCGCGCACCACCGAGGCGTTCGTCGAGTCCGCCCGCCGCGTGCGGGCGCCGTTGTTCGCGGCCGCGATGGACCGGTCCACACCGACTTCCGAGGTGCATCTGACGCGATCGACCGGGAACAAATGGCGCCGCTACGACCGGCTCCGCACCCCGCCGCGGCGCCTGGCGTTCGTCGGCGACTCGATCTGCGCGTTCAATCCGTTCTACGCGCAGGGCATCAGCTCCGCCGCGGGTTCGGCGCTGCTGTTGCGCGAGCATCTCTCCCGCGCCGAGCGGTTAAGGCCCGAGTTCTCCGCACGGTTCCTGGCGGAACAACGAAAACTGCTCAACGTGCCGTGGAGCCTGGCGATGGCGAGGGATCAGGGCTACGCCTGCGCGGTGGGCACCGAAAAGGCGCCGGAGTGGAGGCGACGGCTGCTCGAAGCCGTGTCCGGCCCGGCGTTCAGGCTCATCGTCGGCGCCGCCCGCGAAGACGACGTCGTCGACGAGCATTTCGCGAAGGTGTTCAACCTCGACGAATCACTGCGCGACATGATGACGAACCCGCGGGTGATCGCGGGGCTCGTGCGCTACCGGATCCGGGCAGCGCTGGGGCGGCACCGGGTCCCGTTCGACTTCGACGCCCGGGCCGAGCCACCGGTCACGGACTACTCGCCGAAAGGCGCCGCGCAGCAGGCGGTCGCCCGGTGA
- a CDS encoding pyridoxal phosphate-dependent aminotransferase, whose amino-acid sequence MSSVRTESPIRPSSLVDSTAQALSIKYNNLVYELSAAGRDIITLSLGEAFFGLPLPRFDDLAAHGLHHYSHSRGLPELRQRLAGYWADFDVPVDPDTEIVVTAGSKVAIYMVLLALLEPGDEVIVPEPFWLSYPEQVRLCRGVPVMVPHDVSVFDLARYVTPRTRAIVINNPNNPSGRVHTDAELEFVHDLADARGLVVIADEAYHEFVPPETPFRACGSFDPELRHTVTINSMSKNYGVSGWRIGYLIAHRTLIDQVLKINQHLITCAPTILSWYLAEHFDDILAVTRPQIRRVVDLRREVAGQLADIGIETLPGSATFYLFASLGRSTLDSMEFATRLLRESSVSVVAGIAYGDSCDRHIRVSVGTESPYRVARGIAAIRDLIDATSS is encoded by the coding sequence TTGTCCAGCGTCCGAACCGAGTCGCCGATCCGCCCGTCGTCCCTTGTGGACAGTACGGCGCAGGCGCTGTCCATCAAGTACAACAACCTGGTCTACGAGCTGAGCGCGGCCGGGCGGGACATCATCACGCTCTCGCTCGGCGAGGCGTTCTTCGGCCTGCCGCTGCCCCGCTTCGACGATCTGGCCGCGCACGGCCTGCATCACTACTCGCATTCGCGGGGCCTGCCGGAGCTGAGGCAGCGGCTGGCCGGGTACTGGGCCGATTTCGACGTCCCGGTCGACCCGGACACGGAGATCGTCGTCACCGCCGGTTCCAAGGTGGCGATCTACATGGTGCTGCTCGCGCTGCTGGAACCGGGGGACGAGGTGATCGTGCCGGAGCCGTTCTGGCTGAGCTACCCCGAACAGGTGCGGCTCTGCCGTGGCGTTCCGGTGATGGTCCCGCACGACGTGAGCGTGTTCGACCTCGCTCGTTACGTCACGCCGCGGACCAGGGCCATCGTGATCAACAACCCGAACAACCCGTCCGGCCGGGTGCACACGGACGCCGAGCTGGAGTTCGTGCACGATCTGGCGGACGCGCGGGGCCTGGTGGTGATCGCCGACGAGGCGTACCACGAGTTCGTGCCGCCGGAGACCCCGTTCCGGGCCTGCGGTTCGTTCGACCCGGAACTGCGGCACACCGTCACGATCAACTCGATGTCGAAGAACTACGGGGTTTCCGGCTGGCGGATCGGCTATCTCATCGCACACCGCACGCTGATCGATCAGGTGCTGAAGATCAACCAGCATCTGATCACTTGCGCGCCGACCATCCTGTCCTGGTACCTCGCCGAACACTTCGACGACATCCTGGCCGTCACCCGGCCACAGATCCGCCGGGTCGTGGACCTTCGCCGCGAGGTCGCCGGGCAGCTCGCCGACATCGGCATCGAGACCTTGCCGGGCTCGGCGACGTTCTACCTGTTCGCCTCGCTCGGCAGGTCCACTTTGGACTCCATGGAGTTCGCCACCCGGCTGCTGAGGGAAAGCTCCGTCAGCGTGGTGGCGGGTATCGCGTACGGCGATTCGTGCGACCGGCACATCCGCGTCTCCGTGGGCACGGAGTCGCCGTACCGGGTGGCGAGGGGTATCGCCGCGATCCGGGACCTGATCGACGCGACCAGTTCTTGA
- a CDS encoding glutamate-5-semialdehyde dehydrogenase produces MSVTDVCRAAAEAWTELKGLTTERKNALLLDMAGAIEEHRDRIIAANEADVAAARENGVSATLVDRLTLTDRRMAGLVSAIRTIADLPDPVGQVVDGWTRPNGLLIERVREPIGVVAVIYEARPNVTAEVAALCVKSGNCAVLRGSSMAMATNTAVMAALDSAIARHDAVPAAAVQLVTDPSRDAAQELMRAKEFVDLLVPRGGPELIASVERHATVPTVIDGAGNCHVYIDRSADPAMATAVAINAKTSRPSVCNAMETLLVHEELAQDWLPGVLDELAAAGVEIRGDATVREVWPKAVAASEEDWGTEYLDLVLAVRVVPDVGAAIAHIDRWGTSNAEAIVARDIDVARRFAREVDSGSVFVNTSTRYSDGGEFGYGVEIGVSTQKLHIRGPIGLTALTTVKNVVWGTGQTRVV; encoded by the coding sequence ATGTCAGTGACCGACGTCTGCCGCGCCGCGGCCGAGGCGTGGACCGAGCTCAAAGGGCTGACGACCGAACGGAAGAACGCGCTGCTGCTGGACATGGCCGGCGCGATCGAAGAGCACCGCGACCGGATCATCGCGGCGAACGAGGCGGATGTCGCCGCGGCCCGTGAGAACGGCGTCTCGGCGACGTTGGTCGACAGGCTCACCTTGACCGACCGACGGATGGCCGGCCTGGTCTCGGCCATCCGGACCATCGCGGATCTGCCCGATCCGGTCGGCCAGGTGGTCGACGGCTGGACCAGGCCCAACGGCCTGCTCATCGAGCGTGTCCGCGAGCCGATCGGCGTGGTCGCGGTGATCTACGAAGCGCGTCCGAACGTCACCGCCGAGGTCGCCGCGCTCTGCGTGAAGTCGGGCAACTGCGCGGTCCTGCGCGGTTCCTCGATGGCCATGGCGACGAACACGGCGGTCATGGCCGCGCTGGACAGCGCGATCGCCCGGCACGACGCGGTGCCCGCGGCAGCCGTCCAGCTGGTCACCGATCCGTCCCGCGACGCCGCCCAGGAACTGATGCGCGCCAAGGAGTTCGTCGATCTGCTGGTGCCGCGCGGGGGCCCGGAGCTCATCGCGTCCGTCGAACGTCACGCCACGGTGCCCACGGTGATCGACGGTGCGGGCAACTGCCACGTCTACATCGATCGTTCGGCAGACCCGGCGATGGCCACCGCGGTCGCGATCAACGCCAAGACCTCCCGGCCCAGCGTGTGCAACGCCATGGAAACCCTGCTGGTCCACGAAGAACTCGCCCAGGACTGGCTGCCGGGCGTACTCGACGAGCTGGCCGCCGCCGGCGTGGAGATCCGCGGTGACGCGACCGTGCGCGAGGTCTGGCCCAAGGCGGTGGCCGCGAGCGAGGAGGACTGGGGGACCGAGTATCTCGACCTGGTGCTGGCCGTCCGGGTGGTGCCGGACGTGGGCGCGGCGATCGCGCATATCGACCGATGGGGCACGTCCAACGCCGAGGCGATCGTCGCGCGGGACATCGACGTGGCGCGCCGGTTCGCCCGTGAAGTGGATTCCGGCAGCGTGTTCGTCAACACCTCGACCCGCTACTCCGACGGCGGCGAGTTCGGCTACGGCGTCGAGATCGGCGTGTCCACCCAGAAACTGCATATCCGCGGTCCGATCGGGCTGACCGCGCTGACCACCGTGAAGAACGTCGTCTGGGGTACCGGACAGACGCGGGTCGTGTAG
- the proB gene encoding glutamate 5-kinase encodes MSTNSLPVTATPAEDLVPQEGRVVLKIGTSSLITDGGLDTVKLDRLCETVHRGLLAGLRPVLLASGAIAIGRHLHPALAVDDPVALQVSAALGQSQLYSAIHAAFAERGVQTGQLLLTPPDLVDDDRGGGVRHTLHTMLALGMVPVVNENDALGVRNNDVLAALLGGCLQAELLLLLTNVPGLYDSNPKLAPGARHIQEVPVLTAETERQAGGAIGDGGTGGMLTKLGACWIATFSGVRTVIAESADPDVLIAAHGGRPTGTVFHPRAVTGATPGIGTLWRAFRTPPSGALHCTPDGREAVLRGEPVCHHHVAAVHGAAVPGDVVDICDRQGRPLARGPLSRAVEPGGAPAAPVVEGGDYVQIMEDLPCQ; translated from the coding sequence ATGTCGACCAACAGCTTGCCCGTCACCGCGACGCCTGCCGAAGACCTGGTGCCGCAGGAGGGCCGGGTGGTGCTCAAGATAGGCACGTCCTCGCTGATCACCGATGGCGGACTGGACACGGTCAAGCTCGACAGGCTGTGCGAGACCGTCCACAGAGGACTCCTCGCGGGCCTGCGCCCGGTGCTGCTCGCTTCCGGGGCCATCGCGATCGGCCGTCACTTGCACCCCGCGTTGGCCGTGGACGATCCGGTGGCACTCCAGGTTTCCGCCGCGCTGGGCCAGTCGCAGCTCTATTCGGCCATCCACGCCGCGTTCGCCGAACGCGGCGTGCAGACCGGCCAGCTTCTGCTCACGCCGCCCGACCTCGTCGACGACGACCGGGGCGGCGGTGTCCGGCACACCCTGCACACGATGCTGGCGCTGGGCATGGTGCCGGTGGTCAACGAGAACGACGCGCTCGGCGTGCGCAACAACGACGTGCTCGCCGCGCTGCTCGGCGGTTGTCTCCAGGCCGAACTGCTGCTGTTGCTGACCAACGTGCCCGGGCTCTACGACAGCAATCCGAAACTGGCCCCGGGCGCCCGGCACATCCAGGAAGTCCCCGTGCTCACGGCCGAGACCGAGCGGCAGGCGGGCGGCGCGATCGGCGACGGCGGCACCGGCGGCATGCTGACGAAGCTCGGCGCCTGCTGGATCGCCACGTTCAGCGGGGTCCGCACCGTCATCGCGGAGAGCGCGGATCCCGACGTGCTGATCGCCGCGCACGGTGGCCGTCCCACCGGCACGGTGTTCCATCCGCGTGCGGTCACCGGCGCGACTCCCGGCATCGGAACGCTCTGGCGCGCGTTCCGGACCCCGCCGTCCGGGGCGCTTCACTGCACCCCGGACGGCAGGGAAGCCGTCCTCCGCGGGGAGCCCGTATGCCATCACCACGTCGCGGCGGTACACGGGGCCGCCGTGCCGGGCGACGTGGTCGACATCTGTGACCGGCAAGGACGCCCGCTCGCCCGCGGCCCGCTGAGCCGCGCGGTCGAGCCCGGCGGCGCACCGGCTGCGCCCGTCGTCGAAGGCGGCGACTACGTACAGATCATGGAGGATCTGCCATGTCAGTGA
- a CDS encoding non-ribosomal peptide synthetase — protein MTAELQLADTATLPLTESQKGLLVVDSLVPTKQIYNQVIQFDLDPAKCVAPLAETVTRALVALVTVQPALRQVFRLHPEMHAVLRPPPTADELPLESVSVPPAEYAATLAALGRDIGRAPFDLETGPVHRFGFVRANDDSAAAILICGHHLVGDGVSMGPIVRDLDRALAGPIDVDTVRVSREAALVKELKAQNRAAGSTRTADQVTAWAESLREVPPLVLYPRPDRPHQTEFAGQRISWTLGAAESERFQATCKRLGVSPFVLLSAVYGTVLARHGGVPRVLIGSPFTARRTIGSYDLCGFFVNTLPVTVDVDWTRTVDEHLDKTVRAAVDHCRASVDVPFNQLVAQVQPDRPSDRNPLFSCMLAMQDTFDPATGTGAVVGAYEPGNGTAKFDLWLGATLVDGRWLLELEYDSALIPPAVADGLLKSLRTALSRAVTDGSLPLAELFDDASAVPSRRHDGYPAHVPAPTLYEWFTETARRTPEAVAVTEPGRTLTYAELSLTAERIASGLAGRGVGPGDVVGLRLDSLTETVTSILAILRRGATYLPLEPSLPADRMSYMVRQSRCRVVIGSGVTLHGVEVAPAADFESDVDTELAATADAPVYVMFTSGSTGLPKGVLMGHRPLLNLAAWQISALDMTADSRFLQYAPAGFDVSFQEIVPTLLAGGTVVSREPADRRDFPELVRRVADTEVTHLYLPVAALRPFVLSVRARREHLPALRFLCVSGEQLLADDEIRAFVDDHPQCTLVNHYGPTETNAATTWRLTAADPPWARHVPIGLPLPNVTAYVVDGTGHLAPAGVPGELLLGGHAPAAGYVNDPDRTAERFQPGTFTPGETVYRTGDHVVRDEHGALIFLGRNDTQVKIRGYRVELGELEAVAAGLPDVRQAVAAVRGDGIDRRPLLFLLPEPGVTPDHERVRTVLAERLPSYMAPADIVDIESVPTSHSGKTDRAALVALAEQMSARRAESPAPTAEYADDLERELAAIWAEVLGVPQVERDRPVLEYGAHSLNIFTVVGQVQERYGVAVQLVEFFRSPTVATLATLVRQ, from the coding sequence ATGACAGCAGAACTCCAGCTGGCCGACACGGCGACCCTGCCGCTCACCGAGTCCCAGAAGGGACTGCTGGTGGTGGACAGCTTGGTGCCGACGAAGCAGATCTACAACCAGGTCATCCAATTCGATCTCGATCCGGCCAAATGCGTCGCCCCGCTGGCCGAGACGGTGACCCGGGCGCTGGTCGCCCTGGTCACCGTCCAACCGGCGTTGCGCCAGGTCTTCCGGCTGCATCCGGAGATGCACGCTGTGCTGCGTCCCCCGCCCACCGCCGACGAACTGCCCCTGGAGTCGGTCTCCGTGCCGCCCGCCGAGTACGCCGCGACCCTCGCCGCGCTCGGCCGTGACATCGGCCGGGCGCCGTTCGATCTGGAGACCGGGCCGGTGCACCGGTTCGGCTTCGTGCGCGCGAACGACGACAGCGCCGCGGCGATCCTGATCTGCGGGCACCACCTCGTCGGCGACGGGGTGTCCATGGGTCCCATCGTGCGCGACCTGGACCGCGCCCTCGCCGGCCCGATCGACGTCGACACGGTGCGGGTGAGCCGGGAAGCCGCGCTGGTCAAGGAACTCAAGGCCCAGAACCGGGCGGCGGGCTCGACGCGGACGGCCGACCAGGTCACCGCGTGGGCGGAAAGCCTGCGTGAAGTCCCCCCGCTCGTGCTGTACCCGCGCCCCGACCGTCCACATCAGACCGAATTCGCCGGGCAGCGGATCTCCTGGACGCTCGGCGCAGCGGAATCCGAGCGGTTCCAGGCCACCTGCAAACGTCTCGGGGTCAGCCCGTTCGTGCTGCTGTCCGCCGTGTACGGCACGGTGCTGGCGCGGCACGGCGGAGTGCCGCGGGTGCTGATCGGCAGCCCGTTCACCGCGCGCCGCACCATCGGGTCGTACGACCTGTGCGGCTTCTTCGTCAACACGTTGCCGGTCACCGTCGACGTGGACTGGACCCGCACCGTCGACGAGCATCTCGACAAGACCGTCCGCGCGGCGGTGGACCACTGCCGCGCCTCGGTCGACGTCCCGTTCAACCAGCTGGTGGCGCAGGTGCAGCCGGACCGGCCGAGTGACCGCAACCCCCTGTTCTCCTGCATGCTCGCCATGCAGGACACGTTCGATCCGGCGACCGGGACCGGCGCGGTGGTCGGCGCGTACGAGCCGGGCAACGGCACGGCCAAGTTCGACCTCTGGCTGGGGGCCACCCTGGTCGACGGCCGGTGGCTGCTCGAACTCGAGTACGACAGCGCGCTGATCCCGCCCGCGGTGGCCGACGGACTCCTGAAATCGCTGCGCACGGCCCTGTCCCGCGCGGTCACCGATGGCTCCCTGCCCCTGGCCGAACTGTTCGACGACGCCTCGGCCGTCCCGAGCAGACGACACGACGGGTATCCGGCGCACGTACCGGCACCGACGCTGTACGAATGGTTCACCGAGACCGCGCGCCGGACCCCGGAAGCGGTCGCGGTCACCGAACCCGGCCGCACGCTCACCTATGCCGAACTTTCCCTGACCGCCGAGCGCATCGCCTCGGGGCTGGCGGGCCGGGGCGTCGGCCCGGGGGACGTCGTCGGGCTGCGGCTGGACTCGCTCACCGAGACCGTCACGTCGATCCTGGCGATTCTGCGGCGTGGCGCCACTTACCTGCCGCTCGAACCGAGCCTGCCCGCCGACCGGATGTCGTACATGGTGCGGCAGTCCCGCTGCCGGGTCGTGATCGGCTCCGGGGTCACGTTGCACGGGGTCGAGGTCGCACCGGCCGCCGACTTCGAGTCCGATGTGGACACGGAGCTCGCCGCGACGGCCGACGCCCCGGTGTACGTGATGTTCACTTCCGGCTCGACCGGTCTGCCCAAGGGCGTGCTCATGGGCCACCGGCCGCTGCTCAACCTCGCCGCCTGGCAGATCTCCGCGCTCGACATGACCGCGGACAGCCGGTTCCTGCAATACGCGCCCGCCGGTTTCGACGTGTCGTTCCAGGAGATCGTGCCGACGCTGCTGGCAGGCGGGACCGTGGTGTCCAGGGAGCCCGCCGACCGGCGCGACTTCCCCGAACTGGTGCGCCGGGTCGCCGACACCGAGGTGACCCACCTCTATCTCCCGGTCGCGGCGCTGCGTCCGTTCGTGTTGTCCGTGCGCGCCAGGAGGGAACATCTCCCGGCATTGCGGTTCCTGTGCGTGTCCGGCGAACAGTTGCTGGCGGACGACGAGATCCGCGCGTTCGTCGACGACCACCCACAGTGCACCCTGGTCAATCACTACGGCCCGACCGAGACCAACGCCGCGACCACCTGGCGGCTGACCGCGGCCGACCCGCCGTGGGCACGCCATGTGCCGATCGGTCTCCCGTTGCCGAACGTGACGGCGTACGTCGTCGACGGCACCGGCCATCTCGCGCCGGCGGGGGTGCCGGGTGAGCTGCTGCTCGGCGGTCACGCCCCCGCGGCGGGCTACGTCAACGACCCGGATCGCACCGCCGAACGGTTCCAGCCCGGCACGTTCACGCCGGGCGAGACGGTCTATCGCACCGGCGATCACGTGGTCCGGGACGAACACGGCGCCCTGATCTTCCTCGGCCGGAACGACACGCAGGTGAAGATCCGCGGCTACCGGGTCGAACTCGGTGAGCTGGAGGCCGTGGCGGCCGGCCTGCCGGACGTCCGGCAGGCGGTGGCCGCGGTGCGCGGCGACGGGATCGATCGGCGGCCGCTGTTGTTCCTCCTGCCCGAGCCGGGTGTGACACCGGACCACGAACGGGTGCGGACCGTGCTCGCCGAACGGCTGCCGTCGTACATGGCACCCGCGGACATCGTCGACATCGAGTCGGTGCCGACCTCCCACAGCGGCAAGACCGACCGGGCGGCGCTGGTGGCGCTGGCCGAGCAGATGAGCGCGCGGCGCGCGGAGTCGCCCGCTCCCACCGCGGAGTACGCCGACGACCTGGAGCGGGAGCTGGCCGCGATCTGGGCCGAGGTGCTCGGCGTGCCCCAGGTCGAGCGGGACCGCCCGGTACTGGAGTACGGCGCGCACTCGCTGAACATCTTCACCGTCGTGGGTCAGGTGCAGGAGCGGTACGGAGTGGCCGTGCAGTTGGTCGAGTTCTTCCGCTCGCCGACCGTCGCGACCCTGGCGACGCTGGTGCGGCAATGA
- a CDS encoding thioesterase II family protein, which produces MSAPVRERLVTLVRRKDRPVCVMLPGAGGGLNPYLRLASHLGKHYSVYAVRAAGLVPGDTPEDSIAEMADSALAALDGRSPALVFGWSLGGIVGWELCVRLADRGQRPDLVIVDSSPLPRHASSDEDERIRKLILAGLGPRPDEQTVARVERAFRAQVHALAEYATEREYPGRALLLMCADADDGISGRGAALRRWEELAPDLRTAELDAGHYEVFEPRHLERLTKEIDVFLGRERES; this is translated from the coding sequence ATGAGCGCGCCGGTACGCGAACGGCTGGTCACCCTGGTGCGACGCAAGGACCGGCCGGTGTGCGTGATGCTGCCCGGTGCCGGCGGTGGCCTGAACCCGTATCTGCGCCTCGCTTCCCATCTGGGCAAGCATTACAGCGTCTACGCCGTGCGGGCGGCCGGGCTGGTACCCGGGGACACGCCGGAGGACAGCATCGCGGAGATGGCCGACTCCGCGCTGGCGGCGCTCGACGGCCGCTCCCCCGCCCTCGTCTTCGGCTGGTCGCTGGGCGGCATCGTGGGCTGGGAGCTGTGCGTGCGCCTGGCCGACCGGGGGCAGCGGCCCGATCTGGTGATCGTGGACAGTTCACCGCTGCCCAGGCACGCCTCGTCCGACGAGGACGAACGGATCAGGAAGCTCATCCTGGCGGGCCTCGGGCCCCGGCCGGACGAACAGACCGTCGCCAGGGTGGAGCGCGCGTTCCGGGCGCAGGTGCACGCGCTCGCCGAGTACGCCACCGAACGCGAATACCCGGGCCGGGCGCTGCTGCTGATGTGCGCGGACGCCGACGACGGCATCTCCGGCCGGGGCGCCGCCCTGCGGCGCTGGGAGGAACTCGCGCCGGACCTGCGGACGGCGGAACTGGACGCCGGGCACTACGAGGTGTTCGAGCCCCGGCACCTGGAGCGGCTCACCAAGGAGATCGATGTGTTCCTCGGCCGGGAGCGGGAATCGTGA